Proteins encoded within one genomic window of Ovis aries strain OAR_USU_Benz2616 breed Rambouillet chromosome 1, ARS-UI_Ramb_v3.0, whole genome shotgun sequence:
- the PPP1R7 gene encoding protein phosphatase 1 regulatory subunit 7 isoform X2 — protein MVADLSAHSLKDGEERGQEDPEEGQELPVDMETISLDKDAEDVDLNHYRIGKIEGFEVLKKVKTLCLRQNLIKCIENLEGLQSLRELDLYDNQIRRIENLDALTELEVLDISFNLLRNIEGVDKLTRLKKLFLVNNKISKIENISSLHQLQMLELGSNRIRVIENVDALTSLESLFLGKNKITKLQNLDALTNLTVLSMQSNRLTKIEGLQSLVNLRELYLSHNGIEAIEGLDNNNKLTMLDIASNRVKKIENVSHLTELQEFWMNDNLLDCWSDLDELKGARSLETVYLERNPLQRDPQYRRKVMLALPSVRQIDATFVRF, from the exons aagGACAAGAGTTGCCTGTGGATATGGAGACCATTAGCCTGGACAAAGACGCAGAG GATGTAGATCTGAATCATTATCGCATTGGAAAAATTGAAGGATTCGAGGTGCTGAAGAAAGTGAAG ACGCTCTGCCTCCGGCAGAATTTGATCAAGTGCATTGAGAACCTAGAGGGGCTGCAGAGCCTCCGAGAGCTGGACCTTTACGACAACCAGATCCGGAGGATTGAGAACCTGGACGCGCTGACAGAGCTGGA GGTTTTAGATATTTCTTTTAATCTACTGAGAAACATTGAAGGCGTTGATAagttgacacgactgaagaaGCTCTTCTTGGTCAACAACAAGATCAGCAAAATTGAGAACATAAGCAGCTTGCACCAACTGCAGATGCTGGAGCTGGGGTCCAACCGGATACGG GTGATTGAGAATGTCGACGCGTTAACCAGCCTGGAGAGCTTGTTTCTGGGGAAGAACAAGATCACTAAGCTTCAGAATCTGGATGCACTCACCAACCTGACCGTCCTCAGCATGCAG AGCAACCGGCTGACCAAGATCGAGGGCCTGCAGAGCCTGGTGAACCTGCGGGAGCTGTATCTCAGCCACAACGGCATTGAGGCCATCGAGGGCCTGGACAACAAT AACAAACTCACGATGTTAGACATCGCGTCAAACAGAGTAAAAAAGATCGAGAACGTCAGCCACCTAACGGAGCTGCAGGAATTCTGG ATGAACGACAACCTCCTGGACTGCTGGAGCGACCTGGACGAGCTGAAGGGCGCCAGGAGCCTGGAGACGGTGTACCTGGAGCGGAACCCCCTGCAGCGCGATCCGCAGTACCGGCGGAAGGTCATGCTGGCCCTGCCCAGCGTGCGGCAGATCGACGCCACCTTCGTCAGGTTCTGA
- the PPP1R7 gene encoding protein phosphatase 1 regulatory subunit 7 isoform X4 — translation METISLDKDAEDVDLNHYRIGKIEGFEVLKKVKTLCLRQNLIKCIENLEGLQSLRELDLYDNQIRRIENLDALTELEVLDISFNLLRNIEGVDKLTRLKKLFLVNNKISKIENISSLHQLQMLELGSNRIRVIENVDALTSLESLFLGKNKITKLQNLDALTNLTVLSMQSNRLTKIEGLQSLVNLRELYLSHNGIEAIEGLDNNNKLTMLDIASNRVKKIENVSHLTELQEFWMNDNLLDCWSDLDELKGARSLETVYLERNPLQRDPQYRRKVMLALPSVRQIDATFVRF, via the exons ATGGAGACCATTAGCCTGGACAAAGACGCAGAG GATGTAGATCTGAATCATTATCGCATTGGAAAAATTGAAGGATTCGAGGTGCTGAAGAAAGTGAAG ACGCTCTGCCTCCGGCAGAATTTGATCAAGTGCATTGAGAACCTAGAGGGGCTGCAGAGCCTCCGAGAGCTGGACCTTTACGACAACCAGATCCGGAGGATTGAGAACCTGGACGCGCTGACAGAGCTGGA GGTTTTAGATATTTCTTTTAATCTACTGAGAAACATTGAAGGCGTTGATAagttgacacgactgaagaaGCTCTTCTTGGTCAACAACAAGATCAGCAAAATTGAGAACATAAGCAGCTTGCACCAACTGCAGATGCTGGAGCTGGGGTCCAACCGGATACGG GTGATTGAGAATGTCGACGCGTTAACCAGCCTGGAGAGCTTGTTTCTGGGGAAGAACAAGATCACTAAGCTTCAGAATCTGGATGCACTCACCAACCTGACCGTCCTCAGCATGCAG AGCAACCGGCTGACCAAGATCGAGGGCCTGCAGAGCCTGGTGAACCTGCGGGAGCTGTATCTCAGCCACAACGGCATTGAGGCCATCGAGGGCCTGGACAACAAT AACAAACTCACGATGTTAGACATCGCGTCAAACAGAGTAAAAAAGATCGAGAACGTCAGCCACCTAACGGAGCTGCAGGAATTCTGG ATGAACGACAACCTCCTGGACTGCTGGAGCGACCTGGACGAGCTGAAGGGCGCCAGGAGCCTGGAGACGGTGTACCTGGAGCGGAACCCCCTGCAGCGCGATCCGCAGTACCGGCGGAAGGTCATGCTGGCCCTGCCCAGCGTGCGGCAGATCGACGCCACCTTCGTCAGGTTCTGA
- the PPP1R7 gene encoding protein phosphatase 1 regulatory subunit 7 isoform X3 produces the protein MAAERGAGQQQSQEMMEEGQELPVDMETISLDKDAEDVDLNHYRIGKIEGFEVLKKVKTLCLRQNLIKCIENLEGLQSLRELDLYDNQIRRIENLDALTELEVLDISFNLLRNIEGVDKLTRLKKLFLVNNKISKIENISSLHQLQMLELGSNRIRVIENVDALTSLESLFLGKNKITKLQNLDALTNLTVLSMQSNRLTKIEGLQSLVNLRELYLSHNGIEAIEGLDNNNKLTMLDIASNRVKKIENVSHLTELQEFWMNDNLLDCWSDLDELKGARSLETVYLERNPLQRDPQYRRKVMLALPSVRQIDATFVRF, from the exons aagGACAAGAGTTGCCTGTGGATATGGAGACCATTAGCCTGGACAAAGACGCAGAG GATGTAGATCTGAATCATTATCGCATTGGAAAAATTGAAGGATTCGAGGTGCTGAAGAAAGTGAAG ACGCTCTGCCTCCGGCAGAATTTGATCAAGTGCATTGAGAACCTAGAGGGGCTGCAGAGCCTCCGAGAGCTGGACCTTTACGACAACCAGATCCGGAGGATTGAGAACCTGGACGCGCTGACAGAGCTGGA GGTTTTAGATATTTCTTTTAATCTACTGAGAAACATTGAAGGCGTTGATAagttgacacgactgaagaaGCTCTTCTTGGTCAACAACAAGATCAGCAAAATTGAGAACATAAGCAGCTTGCACCAACTGCAGATGCTGGAGCTGGGGTCCAACCGGATACGG GTGATTGAGAATGTCGACGCGTTAACCAGCCTGGAGAGCTTGTTTCTGGGGAAGAACAAGATCACTAAGCTTCAGAATCTGGATGCACTCACCAACCTGACCGTCCTCAGCATGCAG AGCAACCGGCTGACCAAGATCGAGGGCCTGCAGAGCCTGGTGAACCTGCGGGAGCTGTATCTCAGCCACAACGGCATTGAGGCCATCGAGGGCCTGGACAACAAT AACAAACTCACGATGTTAGACATCGCGTCAAACAGAGTAAAAAAGATCGAGAACGTCAGCCACCTAACGGAGCTGCAGGAATTCTGG ATGAACGACAACCTCCTGGACTGCTGGAGCGACCTGGACGAGCTGAAGGGCGCCAGGAGCCTGGAGACGGTGTACCTGGAGCGGAACCCCCTGCAGCGCGATCCGCAGTACCGGCGGAAGGTCATGCTGGCCCTGCCCAGCGTGCGGCAGATCGACGCCACCTTCGTCAGGTTCTGA